A stretch of the Oxyura jamaicensis isolate SHBP4307 breed ruddy duck chromosome 4, BPBGC_Ojam_1.0, whole genome shotgun sequence genome encodes the following:
- the USP38 gene encoding ubiquitin carboxyl-terminal hydrolase 38: MDKILEGLVSSAHPLPLKRVIVQRVVELAETPLSRAQCRAMFALGTRLVLQGPDRFQRQVGRQVLEAYGRYHRAEFEAFFDRGLVLGLLQRGYGELSNRDPAILDYIQAGLRLIMSCPSVLELFELLQVEALRLVCERPAPPLCARLCQLLGDFPQCLPRGRKLSLAFCQQLVRSIAHFQSQGSREAELRLYVSQVTQVSGLLRSVWKAEPDTLLPSLQELFAVISAADTSFEPSVALASLVQHIPLQMITVLIMSLTTDPNVKDASMTQALCRMIDWLSWPLAQHVETWVIALLKGLAAVQKFTILIDVTLLKIELVFNRLWFPLVRPGALAVLSHMLLSFQHSPEAFHLVVPHVVSLVHSFKSDGLPSSTAFLMQLTELIHCMMYHYSGFPELYEPILEAIKDMPKPSEEKIKLILSQSAWTSQSSSLPSCLSRLSGKSETGKTGLINLGNTCYMNSVIQALFMATDFRRRVLSLNLNGCNSLMRKLQHLFAFLAHTQREAYAPRIFFEASRPPWFTPRSQQDCSEYLRFLLDRLHEEERTLKALSSVKAPESRKNEESQTQETVHKAQVFAEAPCMGIEERTLIEKMFGGKLKTTICCLNCKSTSQKEEAFTDLSLAFCPPASLENVGSKCVDCSEMKDDCGVETSTSATVAAGETPLNSLEINGGCDAVTNEGTTKDFSAEPNCETNSELNKGQENRDTSQRLAGKNTPSVTDLLNYFLAPEILSGDNKYYCEKCASLQNAEKTMQIIEEPEYLILTLLRFSYDPKCHIRRKILDNVSLPLVLELPVKRAASPLAVVSGGWSVDVEVSDIGENLAKKLKPSGADELSCPQLVPYTLSSVVVHSGISSESGHYYSYARNVTGSGPSGQCHQSKALSLVCPQNKLLAEESPCTVTENELDTEMSKEWFLFNDSRVTFTSFQSLQKITSRFPKDTAYVLFYKKQNNTCGFNTNSANGLWVNGDPPLQKDLMDAITKDNKLYLQEQELSARTQALQAASASCSFRPNGFDDNDPPGSCGPAGGGGGGGFSTVGRLVF, translated from the exons ATGGACAAGATCCTGGAGGGGCTGGTGAGCTCGGCGCACCCGCTGCCGCTGAAGCGGGTGATCGTGCAGCGGGTGGTGGAGCTGGCCGAGACGCCGCTGAGCCGGGCGCAGTGCCGCGCCATGTTCGCGCTGGGCACCcggctggtgctgcagggcccCGACCGGTTCCAGCGGCAGGTGGGCCGGCAGGTGCTGGAGGCCTACGGCCGTTACCACCGCGCCGAGTTCGAGGCGTTCTTCGACCGCGGGCTCGTCCTCGGCCTCCTGCAGCGCGGCTACGGCGAGCTGAGCAACCGCGACCCGGCCATCCTGGACTACATCCAGGCCGGGCTGCGCCTCATCATGAGCTGCCCCTCGGTGCTGGAGCTCTTcgagctgctgcaggtggaggCGCTGCGCCTGGTGTGCGAGCGGCCGGCTCCGCCGCTGTGCGCCCgcctctgccagctgctgggcgACTTCCCGCAGTGCCTGCCCCGCGGCAGGAAGCTCTCGCTCgccttctgccagcagctggtgcGCAGCATCGCCCACTTCCAGAGCCAGGGCAGCCGGGAGGCCGAGCTGCGCCTCTACGTCTCGCAGGTGACGCAGGTGAGCGGGCTGCTGCGCAGCGTCTGGAAGGCCGAGCCCGACAcgctgctgccctccctgcaggaGCTCTTCGCCGTCATCTCGGCCGCCG ATACTTCATTTGAACCCTCGGTTGCACTGGCAAGTCTTGTGCAGCACATACCATTACAGATGATTACAGTACTCATCATGAGCCTTACTACAGATCCAAATGTGAAAGATGCAAGTATGACTCAAGCGCTGTGCAG GATGATTGACTGGTTGTCTTGGCCTCTGGCTCAGCATGTAGAAACTTGGGTGATTGCACTGCTGAAAGGACTAGCTGCAGTCCAGAAATTTACTATCCTTATTGATGTCACTCTGCTGAAGATTGAGTTG gtatttaATCGACTTTGGTTTCCTCTAGTGAGGCCTGGTGCCCTTGCTGTCCTTTCCCACATGTTACTTAGTTTCCAACATTCTCCAGAAGCTTTTCATTTG GTTGTGCCACACGTGGTCAGCTTGGTTCACTCCTTCAAAAGTGATGGTTTACCTTCCAGTACAGCATTTTTGATGCAGTTGACTGAGTTGATACACTGTATGATGTATCATTATTCAGGTTTTCCAGAGCTCTATGAACCCATTCTGGAAGCTATTAAG gATATGCCCAAACCCAGTGAAGAGAAGATTAAGTTGATTCTCAGTCAGAGCGCCTGGACTTCTCAATCCAGTTCTTTGCCATCTTGTTTATCTAGACTTTCTGGAAAATCTGAAACTGGGAAGACAGGTCTAATTAATCTGGGAAATACTTGCTACATGAACAGTGTTATTCAGGCACTTTTTATGGCTACAGA tttcagaagaCGTGTTTTATCTCTGAATCTAAATGGGTGTAATTCGCTAATGAGAAAATTGCAGCATCTTTTTGCATTCTTGGCCCACACCCAG AGGGAGGCATATGCTCCTAGAATTTTCTTTGAGGCTTCCAGGCCGCCATGGTTCACTCCTCGTTCCCAGCAGGATTGCTCAGAATATCTCCGGTTCCTTCTAGACAG gCTGCATGAAGAAGAGAGAACCTTGAAAGCATTGTCTTCAGTAAAGGCTCCTGAAAGTAGGAAGAATGAAGAGTCCCAGACACAAGAAACTGTCCATAAAGCACAGGTATTTGCTGAAGCACCTTGTATGGGAATTGAAGAAAGAACTCTCATTGAGAAAATGTTTGGAGGAAAACTGAAGACTACTATATGCTGTTTGAACTGCAAAAGCACATCTCAAAAGGAAGAAGCTTTCACAGATCTCTCCCTGGCTTTCTGTCCTCCAGCATCCTTGGAGAACGTTGGTTCAAAATGCGTGGactgttctgaaatgaaagatgatTGTGGGGTGGAAACAAGTACTTCAGCAACTGTTGCTGCTGGAGAAACGCCTCTCAATAGTTTGGAAATAAATGGTGGATGTGATGCAGTTACGAATGAAGGAACcacaaaagatttttctgctgaGCCAAACTGTGAGACCAATTCTGAACTCAACAAAGGTCAAGAAAACAGGGACACGTCTCAGAGGCTAGCAGGGAAAAATACCCCATCAGTTACAGActtattgaattattttctggcaCCTGAGATCCTCAGTGGAGACAATAAATATTATTGTGAAAAGTGTGCCTCTCTACAGAACGCTGAGAAAACTATGCAAATCATTGAGGAACCTGAATACCTCATTCTCACTCTACTGAGATTTTCATATGATCCAAAGTGTCATATAAGACGTAAGATCTTGGACAATGTTTCTCTACCACTTGTTTTGGAACTGCCAGTCAAAAGAGCAGCATCACCTCTAGCTGTAGTTTCAGGAGGTTGGTCTGTTGATGTTGAGGTTTCTGATATTGGAGAAAATCTTGCTAAAAAACTTAAGCCCTCTGGTGCTGATGAATTGTCCTGTCCACAGCTGGTGCCCTACACGCTAAGCTCTGTGGTGGTGCACTCTGGCATATCCTCTGAAAGTGGACATTACTATTCATATGCCAGAAATGTTACAGGTTCAGGGCCTTCAGGACAGTGTCATCAGTCTAAAGCTCTCTCTTTAGTTTGTCCTCAGAATAAGTTGTTGGCAGAGGAGAGTCCTTGTACTGTTACAGAAAATGAGCTGGACACTGAGATGTCAAAAGAATGGTTTCTGTTCAATGACAGCAGAGTGACATTTACCTCATTTCAGTCACTCCAGAAAATTACCAGTAGGTTTCCAAAGGACACTGCTTATGTTCTcttttacaaaaaacaaaataacaccTGTGGCTTCAACACCAATTCAGCAAATGGACTCTGGGTAAATGGAGACCCTCCCCTGCAAAAAGACCTCATGGATGCGATTACGAAAGATAACAAACTATACTTGCAG gagCAAGAGCTTAGTGCTCGAACACAAGCACTTCAAGCTGCCTCAGCCTCGTGTTCTTTCCGCCCCAATGGATTTGATGACAACGATCCCCCAGGAAGCTGTGGACCagcaggtggaggaggagggggtggGTTCAGTACTGTTGGTAGATTAGTCTTTTGA